In Aristaeella hokkaidonensis, the following are encoded in one genomic region:
- a CDS encoding glycoside hydrolase family 36 protein, whose protein sequence is MKQYSEYRFGDMTVTWWLDEQNHMGMTLVPAGMKDQVREHQYALENLVQIHARGDQLPNGYGNGHTMATTTATDRMRFVNQVKEGNMVVTELADENGRTVFHTLKWEEGLEALRVSVRFENRTGKPVTLDLLSSLNFGGITPFADGDAHGTLLLHRAGSAWSAEGRLITDTIEEAMLERSWTGHALRVVKFGQVGSMPVRGWFPFAAVEDTANDVTWAMQIACPSSWQMEIRRKDDRLNMMASLPDDDFGQWAKTVAPGESFETPEAYVTVGRGGIDRVSQRLLTVHRANMPRPDAELPVLFNEYCTTWGDPSHENLTKITDRIQGHGIDFLVIDAGWYRREGVAWHECGGDWIPEEKNMFPEGLKATADMIRAHGMIPGIWFEPETCAKGADIFRKEEMLLTRRGTVIDTDNRRFLDLRKPEVQAYLDERVIGLLKKCGFGYTKIDYNDCIGAGCDDPDSLGEGLRQNMQAMLEFFRRMRREIPELWIENCSSGGHRLEPSLMGVTDMASFSDAHECEEIPIIAAQLHRLILPGQSQIWAALRASDSIRRINYSLINTFLGVMCISGDVWELSEEQWAKVDEGISFFKEVRNIIRDGVSAFHGDVSQSWRHPEGWQAVCRTAGGETLTVVHTFGGDLPEKVTLPVSGKRILRVMNSEDNKIALENGRLTVELKAPFEAIAIHTGD, encoded by the coding sequence ATGAAACAATACAGCGAATACCGGTTTGGGGATATGACTGTAACCTGGTGGCTGGATGAACAAAACCATATGGGAATGACCCTGGTCCCGGCCGGGATGAAGGATCAGGTGCGGGAACATCAGTATGCGCTGGAGAACCTGGTTCAGATTCACGCAAGGGGTGACCAGCTGCCGAATGGTTACGGAAACGGCCATACGATGGCCACAACAACAGCCACCGACCGTATGCGTTTTGTGAATCAGGTAAAGGAAGGCAATATGGTGGTGACCGAGCTTGCAGACGAGAACGGCCGCACAGTTTTCCATACGCTGAAATGGGAAGAAGGACTGGAAGCCCTGCGGGTTTCTGTCCGGTTTGAAAACCGGACAGGGAAACCGGTGACGCTGGACCTGCTTTCCAGCCTGAACTTTGGCGGGATTACACCCTTTGCGGACGGAGATGCCCACGGTACCCTGCTGCTGCACCGGGCGGGAAGCGCCTGGAGCGCAGAGGGCAGGCTGATCACGGATACCATTGAGGAAGCGATGCTGGAGCGGTCCTGGACGGGCCATGCGCTACGGGTGGTGAAGTTTGGCCAGGTTGGCTCCATGCCGGTGCGGGGCTGGTTTCCCTTTGCGGCAGTTGAGGACACGGCAAACGACGTGACCTGGGCTATGCAGATAGCCTGTCCTTCCTCCTGGCAGATGGAAATCCGCCGGAAGGATGACCGACTGAATATGATGGCGTCCCTGCCGGATGATGATTTCGGCCAGTGGGCGAAGACTGTCGCACCGGGAGAAAGCTTTGAAACACCTGAAGCTTATGTGACGGTGGGACGCGGCGGCATTGACCGGGTGAGCCAGCGGCTGCTGACAGTCCACCGGGCCAATATGCCCCGGCCGGATGCGGAACTGCCGGTGCTGTTCAACGAATACTGCACCACCTGGGGTGATCCGAGCCATGAGAACCTGACCAAGATTACGGACCGGATTCAGGGCCACGGAATTGACTTCCTGGTGATTGACGCGGGCTGGTACCGCAGGGAAGGTGTGGCCTGGCATGAGTGCGGCGGGGACTGGATTCCGGAAGAAAAAAATATGTTCCCGGAAGGACTGAAGGCAACGGCGGACATGATCCGGGCGCACGGCATGATTCCCGGAATCTGGTTTGAGCCGGAGACATGCGCAAAGGGAGCGGATATCTTCCGGAAGGAAGAAATGCTGCTGACCCGCCGGGGTACGGTGATTGATACAGATAACCGCCGGTTCCTGGATCTCCGCAAACCGGAGGTTCAGGCATACCTTGATGAGCGGGTAATCGGACTGCTGAAGAAATGCGGTTTCGGATATACGAAGATTGACTATAACGACTGTATCGGCGCAGGCTGCGATGATCCGGACAGCCTGGGTGAAGGTCTGCGGCAGAACATGCAGGCTATGCTGGAATTCTTTCGCCGGATGCGGAGGGAAATCCCGGAACTGTGGATTGAAAACTGCTCCTCCGGCGGCCACCGGCTGGAGCCTTCACTGATGGGCGTGACGGATATGGCATCCTTCTCGGACGCGCATGAGTGCGAGGAGATCCCGATTATCGCGGCACAGCTGCACAGGCTGATCCTGCCGGGCCAGTCCCAGATCTGGGCGGCACTGCGGGCGAGTGACAGTATCCGCAGGATCAATTATTCACTGATCAACACTTTTCTGGGAGTGATGTGTATTTCCGGCGATGTGTGGGAGCTGTCTGAAGAGCAGTGGGCCAAGGTGGATGAGGGAATCAGCTTTTTTAAAGAAGTGAGAAATATCATCCGGGACGGCGTTTCCGCTTTCCACGGTGATGTTTCCCAGAGCTGGCGGCACCCGGAAGGCTGGCAGGCGGTCTGCCGGACAGCAGGCGGGGAAACGCTGACAGTCGTCCATACCTTTGGCGGGGATCTGCCGGAGAAGGTCACCCTGCCGGTATCCGGGAAACGGATCCTGAGGGTGATGAACAGCGAAGACAATAAGATTGCATTGGAAAACGGCAGGCTGACGGTGGAACTGAAAGCTCCGTTTGAAGCAATTGCGATTCACACAGGAGATTGA
- a CDS encoding helix-turn-helix domain-containing protein encodes MENKLAENIRIYRKNMGLSQEQLAERLGITLGTISKWERGASEPDLLYVMQIAELFHVSVDALIGFTMHGNNAETEVERLKAFYKEHTIEETAKEYDSLLIKFPNHFDIVLGAAKCHMQIGVVYRQHDELKRAIELLRHAIDLFSQNKDPEINEVELRNYIAECYSSLEDYKKAVEEYKKNNLCGNNDAEIGLILIEKEKQLKEGIKYTETAFLNSISQMISVISGYIIYYRETKEVEKGIRAAQWTIDYLKNLKDDPEKACYLDKIISLYYLVRAFGEDRSGKGREAEDSMREAVRMAREFDANPLRTLENIVFADHVCVSNVYDNGGPTALESLRRTMDENKEITSDMFKQKFNELMKD; translated from the coding sequence ATGGAAAATAAACTGGCAGAAAATATCCGCATTTATCGGAAAAACATGGGCCTCAGCCAGGAACAGCTTGCAGAGAGGCTCGGAATCACGCTGGGTACCATCTCGAAATGGGAGCGAGGAGCTTCTGAACCAGATCTCCTGTATGTCATGCAGATTGCCGAACTATTTCATGTATCGGTCGATGCTCTGATCGGGTTCACGATGCACGGAAACAACGCGGAAACAGAAGTAGAGAGACTTAAAGCCTTTTACAAGGAACATACGATTGAGGAAACCGCAAAGGAATATGACAGTTTGCTGATCAAATTTCCCAATCATTTCGACATAGTCCTCGGAGCGGCAAAATGCCATATGCAGATCGGCGTCGTTTATCGCCAACATGACGAACTGAAACGGGCCATTGAGCTGCTCCGGCACGCGATTGACCTGTTTTCCCAGAACAAAGATCCGGAGATCAATGAAGTTGAACTGCGTAACTATATAGCCGAATGCTATTCCTCGCTGGAAGACTATAAGAAAGCCGTTGAAGAATATAAGAAAAATAACCTGTGCGGCAACAATGACGCCGAGATCGGACTAATCCTGATTGAGAAAGAAAAGCAGCTGAAGGAAGGTATCAAATACACGGAAACCGCTTTCCTGAACAGTATCAGCCAGATGATCAGTGTTATCAGCGGTTATATTATCTACTACAGGGAAACAAAAGAGGTAGAAAAGGGCATCCGGGCTGCCCAGTGGACAATCGATTACCTGAAGAACCTGAAGGATGACCCGGAAAAAGCGTGTTACCTGGACAAGATTATCAGCCTTTATTATCTGGTACGGGCCTTTGGAGAGGATAGAAGCGGCAAAGGCAGGGAGGCAGAAGACAGCATGCGGGAAGCTGTGAGGATGGCCAGGGAGTTTGATGCGAATCCGCTGAGGACGCTGGAGAACATCGTTTTTGCGGACCATGTATGTGTATCAAATGTATATGACAACGGAGGGCCAACCGCGCTGGAAAGCCTGAGAAGGACGATGGATGAAAACAAAGAGATCACAAGCGACATGTTCAAACAGAAATTCAACGAATTGATGAAGGATTAA